A single genomic interval of Eleutherodactylus coqui strain aEleCoq1 chromosome 3, aEleCoq1.hap1, whole genome shotgun sequence harbors:
- the PODXL2 gene encoding podocalyxin-like protein 2 → MLHVGHLLLGFSCILLVVCEDPHSEGLSSTSLLDVSSLSNLESTDSSEHGSDGYPDTDFQHTLLNTPQGSGFSSQETEEISIFQSPKYFWDDEARKSNGSSEDNSKAQTVGPDTSSIHGVHEEETTDSSSSPKEGVETSPTLWSTDIEETSRLTSPSTKVPEEEETIQTTAQSERIVPIPNTEEMTVSKMAVTSTVYPMTKPSRKNRKHSGSKNHHVNHNQESDSWPGPPADSWGLPAGHSLAGPGYHEDESLSTQTLHIESEEGKIRFSTQRDVYLTKAVVPSEVSMASHQVICEDWSNLDGKNYVILNMSNDIECEEFIWQKGQHLLSLLEGALSWKPNTTQRDWVIFLSKPNKNDNHLLMTITYEERKSHKGTRGELPLKDVFKTLGHIKRSLAEIGIESYSSIGSCHSRPNPPRSDYGKLFIVLVIIGSICVMIIIAGLIYICWQRRLPKLKNMELHFVENGCHDNPTLDVAMDNQSEMQEKKTSINGGTSHRPDGWETLINKTSKDETDTMEEDTHL, encoded by the exons ATGCTGCACGTCGGGCACCTCTTGCTGG GCTTCTCCTGCATCCTCTTAGTCGTCtgtgaggacccccattcagaaGGACTCTCATCCACATCTCTACTGGACGTGTCATCGTTGTCCAATCTGGAGAGCACGGATTCCAGCGAGCACGGCAGTGATGGCTACCCGGACACGGACTTTCAGCATACTCTCCTTAACACACCTCAGGGCTCTGGATTTTCCAGCCAAGAAACAGAAGAAATCTCTATCTTTCAGTCACCAAAATATTTCTGGGACGATGAAGCAAGAAAATCAAATGGGAGCAGCGAAGATAACAGCAAAGCTCAGACAG TTGGACCAGATACCTCGAGCATCCATGGTGTCCATGAAGAAGAGACTACAGACAGCAGCAGTTCACCTAAAGAAGGGGTAGAAACCTCTCCAACGTTGTGGTCTACAGATATCGAGGAGACCTCCAGACTGACCTCTCCAAGCACTAAAGTCCCAGAAGAGGAAGAGACAATCCAAACTACAGCACAGAGTGAGAGAATAGTTCCAATACCAAATACTGAGGAGATGACCGTTTCCAAGATGGCAGTTACTTCTACGGTTTACCCAATGACCAAGCCTTCTAGAAAGAACAGAAAGCATTCAGGGTCCAAGAACCACCATGTTAACCACAATCAAGAGTCGGACTCTTGGCCTGGACCTCCAGCTGATTCATGGGGGCTTCCTGCAGGACATTCCCTGGCAGGACCTGGGTATCATGAGGACGAAAGCCTATCAACCCAGACGTTGCATATCGAAAGTGAAGAAGGAAAGATTAGGTTCTCCACCCAACGAGATGTTTATCTGACCAAGGCCGTAGTCCCCAGTGAGGTATCCATGGCCTCACATCAG GTCATCTGCGAGGACTGGAGTAACCTGGACGGAAAGAACTACGTTATCCTGAACATGTCCAATGATATTGAATGT GAAGAGTTCATATGGCAGAAGGGGCAGCATCTTCTGTCACTGCTGGAGGGGGCGCTGTCGTGGAAACCAAACACTACTCAGAGAGATTGGGTGATCTTCCTGAGCAAACCCAACAAGAACGATAACCATCTACTAATGACAATCACATACGAGGAGCGTAAGTCTCACAAAGGTACACGAG GTGAGCTTCCCTTAAAAGACGTCTTCAAGACACTTGGACACATAAAGAGGAGTCTtgcagag ATTGGGATTGAAAGCTACTCCAGCATCGGCAGCTGTCACTCCCGTCCCAACCCTCCGCGGAGCGACTACGGAAAACTCTTTATTGTTTTGGTCATTATTGGCTCCATCTGTGTTATGATCATCATTGCAGGACTCATTTACATCTGCTGGCAGAGACGACTACCAAAACTGAAAAATATG GAACTACATTTTGTGGAGAACGGCTGCCATGATAACCCCACCTTGGATGTGGCAATGGACAACCAATCGGAAATGCAAGAAAAGAAAACCAGCATTAATGGAGGCACCTCTCACCGGCCGGATGGCTGGGAGACATTAATCAATAAGACAAGTAAAGATGAGACAGACACCATGGAAGAAGATACTCACCTTTAA